In the Halococcus hamelinensis 100A6 genome, GCTTGACTCACTCGGCCGGTGCGTCGGCGGGGTCGACCACCTCGTCCGTCGCGGGATAGACACCCACCTGGTCGCAGAGGTCGGCCATCGGGCAGGCGTCGGGGTCGTCGAGGCACGCCGGTTTCCGGGCTTTGCAGAACTCCCGGCCGAACTGGATCGTCGCGGTGTGGCCGAACCCGCACTTCTCGGCCGGGACCTGATCTTCGAGGACCGCTCGAACCCCCTCGTGGTCGGCGTCGGGCGGCGCGACCCCGATTCGACGATAGATCCGGTGGACGTGGGTGTCGACGGGGAAGACGCCCGCACGACCGCCGGAAAACAGGAGGACGCAGTCGGCGGTCTTGGGGCCGACCCCCGAGAAGTCGAGCAGCGTATCGCGTACCGTTGCAGGGTCTTCCGCCGTGACGAACTCGTCGAACGCCGCCGCGCCGCCGTACTCCTCGACCACGCGACCCGCGATCCGGCCGAGAGTTTCGGATTTCTGGTTG is a window encoding:
- a CDS encoding endonuclease III domain-containing protein, translating into MSEDQEPTENISGGPDGGGLASEFDERTADSRAERVVDRLGERYWRKTYGGQDAFECLVRTILSQNTSDKASQPAHDALMARYGEGEDLAVALSETDQDDLAETIQPAGLYNQKSETLGRIAGRVVEEYGGAAAFDEFVTAEDPATVRDTLLDFSGVGPKTADCVLLFSGGRAGVFPVDTHVHRIYRRIGVAPPDADHEGVRAVLEDQVPAEKCGFGHTATIQFGREFCKARKPACLDDPDACPMADLCDQVGVYPATDEVVDPADAPAE